The window ACGAAGGATTCTGGAGTTTTGATACGACACTAAACTGGGTTGGAAAACAAAGACTTCCCAATACCTCAACCAATCCTTCGGAGTTTCAATTGCCGATGTATTCTGAATCATATGCTGTGGTGAATGCGCAGGTTTCAAGAAATTTCAATAAAAAATTAAGAGCTTATTTAGGCGGTGAAAACCTAACTTCTTATTATCAGAAAAATGCGATTATGGATTTTAGAAATCCTTTCGGAAATTATTTTGATGGCGGAATGGTGTATGCTCCAATTATGAAAGCTAACTTTTACGTTGGGTTTGATGTAACATTTTAAGATTGAGATTGAGGGATTTTGTAATTTTCAAATTAACTCATTTTCAAATTCTCAAATTAAAAAAAGCATGGTTTCAATAATTTAATGATTATGAAATCATGCTTTTTTGTATCTTTAAATTCAACTTAAATATCAAAATTTTAGCATGAAACGTAACGCAACAGCCGTTTGGAACGGTACCGTAAAAGAAGGAAAAGGTCACATAACGACACAAAGCACTACTTTAAACCAAACTCAATATTCTTTCGCAAGCCGCTTCGAAGAAGGAGTAGGAACAAACCCCGAAGAATTACTAGCAGCAGCTCACGCAGGATGTTTCACTATGAAACTGAGTGCAGAATTATCTCAGGCAGGTTTTACTCCTGAAGAATTAACCACAAAATCAGTAATTACATTAGATCCTGCAGCAGGAAAAATCACAAAATCTGAATTGACCTTAACGGCAAAAATCCCGGGAATTTCTGAAGAAGATTTTCAAAAGTATGCGAA is drawn from Chryseobacterium muglaense and contains these coding sequences:
- a CDS encoding OsmC family protein, translating into MKRNATAVWNGTVKEGKGHITTQSTTLNQTQYSFASRFEEGVGTNPEELLAAAHAGCFTMKLSAELSQAGFTPEELTTKSVITLDPAAGKITKSELTLTAKIPGISEEDFQKYAKIAEEGCPVSQAFSFEISLNATLTN